In Musa acuminata AAA Group cultivar baxijiao chromosome BXJ3-9, Cavendish_Baxijiao_AAA, whole genome shotgun sequence, a single genomic region encodes these proteins:
- the LOC135648896 gene encoding palmitoyl-acyl carrier protein thioesterase, chloroplastic-like, translating into MVASVAAAFFPVPSSSSTVLAQASKSIGDGPRSLGIQGIVAKPNSSSGAMEIKAQAQTLPKINGTKVDLKTKEHKADEEEVASVPRTFYNQLPDWSFLFAAITTIFLAAEKQLTLLDWKPKRPDMLADAFGLGKIVQDGMVFRQNFSIRSYEIGADRTASIETLMNHLQETALNHVRSVGLLGDGFGSTPEMSKNNLIWVVTKMQIVVEQYPSWGDIVEVDTWVGASGRNGMRRDWYVRDYRTGQTILRASSVWVMMNKHSRRLSKMPEEVRAEIEPYFMVKAPIVEEDKRKLPKLEDGTANHVRRGLTPRWADLDVNQHVNNVKYIGWILESAPISILENHQLASMTLEYRRECGRDSVLQSLTAVSTSPDGIQGDGIECQHLLRLECGAEIVRGRTEWKPKHKHANGPGNMGANSSL; encoded by the exons ATGGTTGCATCCGTGGCGGCGGCCTTCTTCCCTGTTCCATCTTCCTCTTCCACTGTCTTAGCTCAAGCATCGAAGAGCATTGGTGATGGCCCTCGAAGTTTGGGCATTCAGGGTATCGTTGCCAAACCTAATTCATCCTCAGGCGCAATGGAGATTAAGGCGCAAGCACAAACCCTTCCTAAGATCAATGGTACAAAGGTTGACCTGAAAACCAAAGAGCATAAGGCTGATGAAGAAGAAGTTGCTTCAGTCCCAAGGACATTCTACAACCAATTGCCTGACTGGAGCTTTCTGTTTGCTGCCATAACAACCATTTTCTTAGCAGCTGAGAAGCAGTTGACGCTGCTTGATTGGAAGCCCAAGCGACCTGATATGCTTGCTGATGCATTTGGGCTTGGCAAGATTGTTCAGGATGGGATGGTTTTCAGGCAGAACTTTTCCATTAGGTCATATGAGATAGGGGCAGATCGAACAGCTTCTATAGAAACTTTAATGAATCACTTACAG GAAACAGCACTTAACCATGTAAGGAGTGTTGGTCTACTGGGTGATGGATTTGGTTCGACACCTGAGATGAGTAAGAATAACTTGATTTGGGTTGTCACGAAGATGCAGATTGTCGTAGAACAGTATCCTTCCTG GGGAGATATTGTTGAAGTAGACACATGGGTTGGTGCTTCTGGGAGAAATGGGATGCGCCGAGATTGGTATGTTCGTGACTATCGGACAGGTCAAACTATACTGAGAGCCAGCAG CGTCTGGGTAATGATGAACAAACACAGTAGACGTTTGTCCAAAATGCCAGAGGAAGTTAGAGCAGAGATAGAGCCTTATTTTATGGTGAAAGCTCCTATTGTGGAAGAGGATAAAAGAAAGCTACCAAAGCTTGAAGATGGTACTGCCAATCATGTCCGAAGGGGTTTGACT CCTCGATGGGCCGATTTGGATGTCAATCAACATGTGAATAATGTCAAGTATATTGGCTGGATTCTTGAG AGTGCTCCCATCTCAATTCTTGAGAACCATCAGCTTGCCAGCATGACTCTGGAATACAGGAGGGAATGTGGGAGGGATAGCGTCTTGCAATCCCTCACCGCTGTATCCACTAGCCCTGATGGCATACAGGGCGATGGCATCGAGTGCCAGCATCTGCTGCGGCTGGAATGTGGGGCTGAGATTGTGAGAGGACGCACAGAGTGGAAGCCGAAGCACAAGCACGCCAATGGTCCTGGAAACATGGGGGCCAATTCCAGTTTGTAG
- the LOC135649128 gene encoding subtilisin-like protease: MDDFDTGRFGFCVLLLSLCGLAGAVKGEDQHLLPIVDDRWGNSNGLQTFIVNVEEPEAVELLSSRELKQWHESFLPNAILDSGEPRLIYSYRHAISGFAAKLTPEEVRAMEAMEGFVYARPDTTMRIETTYTPQFLGISKPGGAWDSGNMGEGVIIGVVDTGIAADHYSFSDDGMPPPPAKFKGSCRPFSKVTCNNKIIGARGFNYGPDTAVDDDGHGTHVASIAAGNFYDRAEVLGMAAGTASGMAPRAHLSIYKVCYSSGCMDSDILSAIDLAIKDEVDIIQMSIGGDSTSRFNDDGVVHGSLSVLRRGISAVASAGSSAPSDREKCATTRRKNL; this comes from the coding sequence ATGGATGACTTTGATACAGGTCGGTTCGGTTTCTGTGTTCTCTTGTTGTCTTTGTGTGGTCTCGCTGGTGCTGTGAAGGGTGAAGACCAGCATCTCCTTCCCATCGTTGATGACCGATGGGGCAACAGTAATGGCCTCCAGACCTTCATCGTCAACGTTGAAGAGCCCGAAGCCGTGGAGCTGCTCAGCAGCCGGGAGCTGAAGCAGTGGCATGAGTCCTTCCTGCCAAACGCCATCCTCGACTCGGGCGAGCCGCGGCTTATCTACTCGTACCGTCACGCCATCAGTGGATTCGCCGCCAAGCTGACGCCGGAAGAAGTGAGGGCCATGGAAGCGATGGAGGGGTTCGTGTACGCGCGGCCGGACACGACGATGCGTATCGAGACCACATACACGCCTCAGTTCCTGGGGATCAGCAAACCGGGAGGGGCATGGGACAGTGGCAACATGGGCGAAGGGGTTATAATTGGGGTGGTCGACACCGGGATCGCGGCGGATCACTATTCATTCAGTGACGACGGGATGCCTCCTCCCCCGGCAAAGTTTAAGGGTTCATGCAGACCTTTTAGCAAGGTCACCTGCAACAATAAGATTATTGGGGCAAGAGGATTTAATTATGGACCAGACACGGCCGTCGATGACGACGGTCATGGCACACATGTGGCTAGCATTGCGGCGGGGAACTTTTACGATCGTGCCGAGGTCCTTGGCATGGCGGCAGGCACGGCCTCCGGCATGGCACCCAGAGCTCATCTGTCCATCTACAAGGTGTGCTACAGCAGCGGGTGCATGGATAGTGACATACTATCCGCCATAGACCTAGCAATCAAAGACGAAGTCGACATAATACAGATGTCTATCGGTGGAGACAGTACTTCACGATTCAATGATGACGGGGTTGTGCATGGCTCGCTTTCCGTGTTGCGCCGCGGTATCTCCGCCGTCGCCAGTGCCGGGAGTTCGGCGCCATCTGATAGGGAGAAATGCGCCACCACGAGACGCAAGAACTTATGA